A window of Cryptomeria japonica chromosome 3, Sugi_1.0, whole genome shotgun sequence contains these coding sequences:
- the LOC131068608 gene encoding transcription factor IBH1, protein MNSRADSNFRELFLNRLVGALNGLQKPSCRKEGEEADVPGSSHNIKLAADVSLALTANHSVWSRALLSKISFDAKNRHVLMKILKPKKFQAIMAQATRYQLKQAHVLNKRTSNGLSGSRQSLALYKSFCSKRLEPGSSSNTRLLHRRTRELQNLVPGGKSMKISCLLGETADYIDSLTTQVQVLQSLLNSVNNNQHPL, encoded by the coding sequence ATGAATTCTAGGGCAGATTCAAACTTCAGGGAACTCTTTCTTAACCGCCTTGTTGGAGCTCTCAATGGCCTACAAAAGCCCAGCTGTAGAAAGGAGGGTGAGGAAGCAGACGTCCCAGGTTCGAGTCACAATATAAAGCTGGCGGCAGATGTATCCCTCGCTCTTACTGCAAATCACTCAGTTTGGAGCCGGGCCCTACTGAGCAAAATTTCCTTTGATGCAAAAAACAGACATGTTCTCATGAAAATTCTGAAGCCTAAGAAATTTCAGGCAATAATGGCACAGGCGACCAGATATCAACTGAAACAAGCCCATGTTCTAAACAAAAGGACTTCTAATGGCTTGAGTGGGTCAAGGCAGAGTTTAGCGTTATACAAATCTTTCTGCTCTAAGAGACTCGAACCCGGTTCCTCATCAAATACCCGGCTTCTTCACAGGCGAACAAGGGAGCTACAAAATTTGGTCCCAGGTGGAAAATCAATGAAGATTTCCTGTTTGCTCGGAGAAACAGCGGATTACATCGATTCTCTTACAACACAGGTACAAGTCCTGCAATCTCTCCTAAATTCTGTCAATAATAACCAACACCCACTATGA